DNA from Pelodiscus sinensis isolate JC-2024 chromosome 1, ASM4963464v1, whole genome shotgun sequence:
TGGACATTTaaaagagggagtggggggagcggTTGCTGTCTCTGGCAGGGCCTTTCTGAGCAGCTTTTCCGGAGCCCCTcactcagacccctccccccacttgttTTTTTGTTCTTTAAAGAGCATCCCCGGCTGGTTTCCAGCCCCATTTGGCTctgatgcaggggaggggctggggaataGCCAAGCTGTGAATTCAATCACACGCACTTAATTAAACCTGGGGAGTTAATTAGCTGCAGGGTGTAAGTCAGTGCCGGTTCTGCCAAGGCTCCTGTGTTATGTTAAGCAGGGAGCTGCAGCCTCGCAGCGTGCAAAGGGGAGATCAAGGGAGAGggggttccagccagcatccatcCACCATGCCTGTGCTTCCTCGCAGGGCTgagtggggagagaggcagcgaGCAGCCAGGGGGGCGATGCTGGTTCTGAAAAGGGCTGATGGTACAGTGGGCaagggagcagcctggggcagctttgctccttggAGGCATTTCAGTTCCCTGACTTCAGGGCCTTATTGGACATGGGTTTGCCTCTGCCACTGATTCTCTGGAAGAACCTTGGTCGTGTCCCTTCATTTCTCAGCTCCCCGTCTGCAAAGGGGAAGACTAAAACTTcagctccctcagggtatgtctacactaccaccctagttcgaactagggtggttaatgtaggcaaccggagttgcaaatgaagcccgggatttgaatttcccgggcttcatttgcatattgctgggcgccgccatttttaaatgtccgctagttcggactccatgcccgcggctacacgcggcacgaactaggtagttcggattaggcttcctattccgaactaccggtacacctcgtggaactggtacacctcgtggaacgaggtgtactggtagttcggaataggaagcctaatccgaactacctagtccgtgccgcgtgtagccgcgggcacggagtccgaactagcggacatttaaaaatggcggcgcccggcaacatgcaaatgaagcccgggaaattcaaatcccgggcttcatttgcaactccggttgcctacattaaccaccctagttcgaactagggtggtagtgtagacataccctcactctggTTTGTCCCTTTCAGCTGTTAACCCTTCAGTGCTCTTGCTGTGGGTATGGACAGCGCCTAGCACAGCAGGGCCAGGATCTCACTGGGGGCCTCTTGGTAGTAAAAATAACCACTACCTGGTAGCAAGGGCTGGCGGTGTGGGGGACAGAAGGGAAAGTTCAAGCCAGCCCAGCCCATCCCCCggctcctccccacccactccctgTATGGGACAGCACCACTGCATGCCAGAAGCTCCAGACCTTATGTGTGAGCCAGTCTGATAGTTGGGTAGCTCCAGCCGAGTGACAGCCGCAGGGAGGGGCTCTGAGGAGCGTCCCTCGAGGGATTCGCAGGCCTCAGTGGAGAGAGTCTGGCTTTGCTCCAGCAGAACTGAGCGCCAGATGCGACCCGGTCAGATCAGGGTGTGAGTGCTCCAGCGGTACCGCCCTGCTGCTAACTCCTAGGCGAGATCTGTTCTGGTGGCTAAACGGGGGGGCTCAGACCCCTCCATGCGGGGCGTCTCTCTGGGAGGAGACGTGCTCTAGTCAGAGCTGTGCTTAGGTACGGCAAATTGGGGTGACCGCCCTGGGCCCCAGTGCTTTTGGGGGCCCTGTGCTTTGATACAATTGGGACTATCCCAATGTGTAGCTCTTTGTCCCCTGTCCCGACTTGCATACGATTGGGACACGACTTGCCCTGCAATTTAGGTGAGGAGCAAGGCGGCGGCGAGGAGGAGAATGGCAGGCAGGTGGGCGGTCGTGTCCCAATCGGACGTGAGTCGGGCAGGGGGCAAAGGGCTAAGCATTGGGATAGTCCCAATTGTATCAAAGCACAGGGCCCCCAAAAGCAGGTGCGGAGCAAGGCGGCGACGGAGGAGGAGAGCGGCGGGCGGTTGTGCGTGCCGGGTGGTGGTGAGGGGAATAGCGGAGAGGCTGATttgtggagcaggagctggaagTCTGCTCCAGCGATTTCAGTTCCCACAGGATTTTGGTGTTTGTTCCAACTGAAAATTCCCAGAGAGCCCTACAAATCTCATTTTGGAGCCACTGGAATATGGCAAAGGGCATGTGAAATTGGCCGTCTGGGGCTAGCCCGTGCCAAACGGATGAGAGCATTAATTTTGCTCATTGGAAAGGAGCCTGCCAGCTTCCGGCTGTCAGAGCCGCTGCTCCAACCAGGGCACCAGCGGCCTGTGGGCTGCTTTCCACGGAGCGGCTGCTGTGGTGCCACAGGCCTGCCAGCTCCGAAGCCCTGGCTCCGGCTTGGGGCCCTCCACAGGGCTGTGCTGACTCTCTGCCCctcacagcagcccagctggagggAGATAGTCAACAAGAAGCTGAAATTCCCTGCCGAGCTCCTCGACGCCATCCAGGAGGGGGACCTGCCGTGGGTGCAGCATCTGCTGGAGGCGAGCGACGGGATCCCGCGGCAGCAGGCCGAGGGCGAGGACCGCGCGTGGCGGGAAGCCCTCAACCTGGCCATCCGCACGGGCGGCGGGGAGGTCACCAGGGCCCTGCTGCGCCACGTCAGGTTCGACTTCCGCCAGATCCACGAGGCCCTGCTGGTCGCCGTGGACGCCAACCGGCCCCAGGGGGTGAAGATGCTGCTGGAGCGGCTGGACCAGGAGAAGAGCATCAAGATGGACATCAAGTCCTTCTCCCTGGCCTTCTTCGACCACTCCATCGACCACTCCCGCTTCGCCCCCGGCGTGACGCCGCTCACCCTGGCCTGCGAGAAGGACCTCTACGAGATCGTGGACATGCTGATACGGAAAGGCCACACCATCCCCCGGCCCCACAAGGTCTCCTGCACCTGCCCGGAGTGCAGCAACGGCCGCAGGTACGACCTGCTCAAGTTCTCCCTCTCCCGCATCAACACCTACAAGGGCATTGCCAGCCGGGCCTACTTCTCCATCGCCAGCGAGGACGCCATGCTGACCGCCTTCAAGCTGAGCCGAGAGCTGCAGCGCCTCTCCTGCAAGGAGCCCGAGTTCAAGGTCAGGCTCTCCGCGGTCTCCATGCTGCGCCTGGGGTCTCCGCTCCACACTCTGGGCACCCTTCTTCCACAGGCAGCTGCGGTGCCAGGTTCTGCCTCCCCCAGGGTGACAAGGCTGTTTCCCATTCTGGCACGATCAATGCTGAAGTGGGGTcctgcaaaagcaccccaaaagctgatctctacaggctttggtacaaaaacttctccccaaaatcctaatacccggactttggagaataaaaccaccacccaagtattccaaagaaaccagggaagaggtcagcctgggaaacctcctccctaaaaacctcaggggtacctcaagctctttcccccaaagagcttgaaaaagaaaagagaaaatacaagctgAAGTCTGTGGTAGTTgccccctagtcagaggcatgcagacacccacagacagattttcccgGACAcggaaatgaaccaataccaggttaattagaaaaagaaaacaaacgtgtattatcaaaacaataccatAGTTGCAAGCATAATAACGTGGCTAGATGAAAAGAGTCACCAATTAATCTAGATACTCAGGGGAATCCCTAgggctcaggacttagttacaaaagaaagaaaaaacccacttttaacagcacagacattTCCTTATTCCCAAACCAGGAAATAATAAAGCTtgactctactctgcactgccactctactctgcgctagttaggcctcagctggagtactgtgtccagttctgggcgtcacatttcaagaaagatgtggagaaattggaaagggtacagagaagagcgacaagaatgattaaaggtctagagaacatgacctatgaagccaggcttcatgaactgggcttgtttagtttggaaaaaagaagattaaggggggacatgatagcggttttcaaatatctaaaagggtgtcacaaggaggaaggagaaaatttgttcctcttggtttctgaggacaggacaaggagtaatgggcttaaagtgcagcaggggaggtttagattggacattaggaaaaaattcctaactgtcagggtggtcaaatattggaataaattgccaagggaggtggtggaatctccctctctggagatatttaagaacaggttagatagacatctgtcagggatggtgtagacggagcttgatcctgccttgagggcggggggctggactcgatgacctctcgaggtcccttccagtcctattattctatgattctatgattgacaGGTTACCTAACTTTTCTCTACTCACATATTGTGAAAatacttttcttggagagagagagagacagcctcccatctccctgttacctggaagaaAATCCCCTtctgactcagacaaaggagggaaagttaaaaatgcctttgtcccagtttgaaatcccttcttgcattgttattggctgatcagatacctggctagggacaggggacatagttaaccctttagttcccaggtgctggccagccctcCTGGAGCTaaggattggcctgggggtggggagatcacttgaagcttccccttccctccagcgcagagagccacacagagcagccttgtgcttaaaacagcagctgctgcatgcctgagggtcttggcagggtgtccatgggccagatctggtggcttggtgggccgaatTTGGCCTGcgagaggtatcttgcccacTGATGGCTTTCACTATAAAatctagattaataaacaggGTCAAacctcatatttctaacttcacatacaagaaaggTACATGCACACGAATAGAACATGCACACTCAGGAGATGGCAAGCTCTTGCATGATAGGTTGTTagccctgttttgcataaagcatattcaaagTATGCCTGTTTCCGTAAGAATATGGGGGCatagttagggatgtaagcgacgaCTAGAGTAGTCAACTACAATAAGCCTAGGCCTATCTGGTAGCTGAGTCACTGCTCGACTACTtgctccccctgcttgctgcctctttattagaggaAGCTCATTCCCCCAAGTACCGTCTCTGTGGtgcagagtgggagggaaggagaaacagAGCCACAATGGTCCGGGACCCGGCACCTCTGCATTTTCAATAcgaattgtatcaactacatgattagtctgCTTAACATCCTTAGGCATAGTGTCCCACATGGCACTGGAGCGAATTTCACTCCAGGAGCCGAAACTCTTATTGAACCTGTCTATTTGCCGTCTACCAgcatgcagcagggagttccaccaGTTATTTCAGCATATTTAAATGTGTGACCTTCACATTCTGAGGACTCCCTTGTGCAGTTATGGGTAGGGCCCCCTAGAAATGGTGCCTCTTGACTCAGGTCATACACGCACAGacatgcagggctggaagggacctcgagaagtcaccAGGTCCAGCTCCAGCAGGAATGAAGGCGGCAAGGCTGTGACAGACCAGAGACAGAGTGCTAGGAAAGCCCTTGCAGCCATGAAAGGTGATGGGACCAGAGCTCAGGttttctccccttttcccctgcctgtccccacccctgcagcccgAGTACCTCAGCCTGGAGCTGCTGAGCCAGGAGTTTGCGGTGGAGCTGCTGGGGATGTGCCGGAACCAGAGCGAGGTGATGGCTGTGCTGAACGACCTGGGGGAgggcgaggaggaggagctggacagCCAGGCCTTTGAGGAGGGCATCCCCAACCTCGCCCGGCTCCGGCTGGCTGTCAACTACAACCAGAAGAGGGTGAGTCcaggcagggagccggggggctCTGGCATCCCTAGGCGGTGCTCTGCTCTGAGCCAATACCCCGTCATagggctagggggcgctgtgggcacCGTCTCTCAAATGAGATCCCTGGGGTGAACCCCCGGGTCTGGTTCCCGGTACACCATTCCTCTCTCAATCCCACCAGAATATCACTTGGTTCATCCTTCGCCCCAAGCCCAGAGCCTCTGTGTAGAGCAGCCAGGCAGTGGCTaaaccccagaggtggctgcatgctACTGGCAGGGGAGGGCTCCTTACAACCAAGAGTGCCTGTGTACGACCTCGGGGGCTGTTGGGCTGAAAGGTCTGGGGCAGCAGAAAGCTACAGGGGGGGTAAGTATTTTATTTCCCACCCCACTGACCCCTCCTCTCTTTTATTTCCCACTGACCCCCTCCCGGATCAGTTTGTTGCCCATCCCATCTGCCAGCAAGTGCTGTCCTCCATCTGGTGCGGGAGCCTGTCGGGCTGGCGCGGCAGCAACACCCTCTGGAAATTCTTTGTCTCTTGTTCCATCTTCCTGACCatgcccctcctgtccctgctctaCTGGATGGCCCCCAAGTCGCGGGTGAGTGGGCTCCGGCCAAACCGGGGCAGATTCTCCCCTGCCGGCTACTGCGGGGTTCTTACATCGCCTTCTGGTGCAGGTGGCGCGGGGCCCTCTGAGACCGGAGGCTGGGCCAGAGGGAGCTGGGTCTCATCTGGGTCGGCCTGTGGACACGTGATTGCAATTCTGATTTCTCACGCTAGCCCTGAGCCAGCAATCTGGGTGTGAATTAGCCACCCGTATCCCGTGAATTTGATCTGTGTCAGATCCGGGCTCCTCCCACATTCATGCTCCTTCAATATTCCCCCCTCGACTCTAGGTGGCGTGTTGGGCCCCAGTCTGCTAGGGGAGATCGTTGCTTAATTCACTGGCTAAGTGTGTTGTGTCCTCCGCTAGCAGTGGCTTTGCAGTAGGGTAACAGCCTACTATTGCTGTCTGCTAGTAGAGTCCCTCCCTTAGCTCTGCGGGGTGGTGTGGgatccctgctggccactcaagGGGAGGCAGTCACTGTGTCTGTACCGAGCCCCGTGGAGTTCGGTGGGTCCCTATGGGGCCAGgaggagtgtggggctgggggggatggcAGTTGTGGGGCTCTTGCAGCTGTGGGGTGCGACGCTGCCTCTGCATTCCTTGGCAGGCTGGCAAAATGCTGAAGATCCCAGTGATCAAATTCCTGCTCCACTCGGCTTCCTACCTCTGGTTCCTCGTCTTCCTGCTGGCGGAGTCCATGGTCCTGCAGCAAAGGCCCGAGGTCTTCCTGGGCCGCAACCAGAGCGTGTGGGAGAGCTCCCTGCACATGGTCTGGGTGGCGGGTAGGTGGCGGGAGGAGCCGCCGGCTGCACCTGGCAGGGAGGGGCGTAGGCAAGGGACACCAGAAGGGCAGGGTGTAAGGAGTAGCCGCCGATGGCTGCCATTGGCCTCAGCAGGGGGCTCGGGCCCTGTGCCAGCCGTCTGTTCTCCAGGGAATCCCACCCTCtgtgcccagccccctctgccccctaaatccctctgccctgccctttccCAAATCCctctatgcccagccccctcccacctcccaaatcctacccagccctctccccccccccgcttcccgaATCCCTCTGTGCCATCCTCGGGAGGTGGCAGCCCGAGGGGACTTGCCGCTCacgctctgtcccctcctccccaggcttCTTCTGGTACGAGTGCAAGGAGGTGTGGATCGAGGGGCTGCGCAGCTACCTCCTGGACGGCTGGAACTGCCTGGACATCGTCATCCTCAGCTTGTACCTGGCCTCCTTCGCGCTGCGGGTGCTGGTCGCTGGGCGGGGCTATCTGCACTGCCGGGACCCTTCCTCGCCGGAGTGCCACTACTTCACCAGAGCCGGTGAGCGGCCGAGGGCCCCCCTTGGATATGGGCATCCCTCTGGCAACtcgcctggccctgctccccctgcttggCCTGTCAGTGCTGCACTGTGGGTGTCCTGCatggcccctcttcccccctcgctgccccacCGGTGGGACCCCCTCTCTCAGGGGCAGAGGAGCTCTGTGGCCTATTTGCTCCTGGGCCTCTTCCCAGCAAGCAGGCCAGTTGGTGCTGGAGGGGACAGCGGCTTTGTGACCTGTGTgggctccttccccagcccccacactCCGATCCTCCAGCCTGCGTTAGACTGGAGATGGGGTGGGGACCTCTGTGGCCTCGCAAGCTGGGAAGCGTCATTCCCCTGTCGCAGCGGCGCTCTGAGTACAAcccccctcaccctcaccctTGTATTTACTGATGCTGCCAGAGAAGCTGCATTTAGCAAGAAAACGCCATGAACTCTAAGACGGTGAAGATGCCTGTGTGCGAATGAGGCAGGAAAttctcccctgctgccagcaggggTCAGCATCAGGCCGTTCTTCAGGGGGCAAATGGGTGAGAGTGAGCCGGGCTAGGCTGGGGATGCCTTGGCGGCTGGGATTGCTTCCTCCTGGAGAAGCACGGATGGAGGAAGGGGTTGGAAGAGCCCGACCCGGGCTCTGGAGCGTGGCTCCTACTCTGGAATGGCAATTGGAGGTGCTTTTATAGGGCCTTTCATGGCAAATCAGTggcattatcctcattttacagatggggaaactg
Protein-coding regions in this window:
- the LOC102449723 gene encoding short transient receptor potential channel 2-like, with product MWQVGSKWMFCFTSGHVWLLKQPSWREIVNKKLKFPAELLDAIQEGDLPWVQHLLEASDGIPRQQAEGEDRAWREALNLAIRTGGGEVTRALLRHVRFDFRQIHEALLVAVDANRPQGVKMLLERLDQEKSIKMDIKSFSLAFFDHSIDHSRFAPGVTPLTLACEKDLYEIVDMLIRKGHTIPRPHKVSCTCPECSNGRRYDLLKFSLSRINTYKGIASRAYFSIASEDAMLTAFKLSRELQRLSCKEPEFKPEYLSLELLSQEFAVELLGMCRNQSEVMAVLNDLGEGEEEELDSQAFEEGIPNLARLRLAVNYNQKRFVAHPICQQVLSSIWCGSLSGWRGSNTLWKFFVSCSIFLTMPLLSLLYWMAPKSRAGKMLKIPVIKFLLHSASYLWFLVFLLAESMVLQQRPEVFLGRNQSVWESSLHMVWVAGFFWYECKEVWIEGLRSYLLDGWNCLDIVILSLYLASFALRVLVAGRGYLHCRDPSSPECHYFTRAARHEWHPEDPQFVAEVLFAVTSMLSFTRLAYILPAHESLGTLQISIGKMIDDMIRFIFILMIVLTAFLCGLNNTYVYYQEAQRLGSFNETFPFLFWTMFGMEEHQVVDMPQYILAEFVGRGLYGIFTIIMVIVLLNMLIAMITNSFQKIEDDADVEWKFARSKLYLSYFREGLTLPVPFNIVPTPKSLFYAVRGLFRLLCCSRPKRQQDFPPIPTIANAALEDEGLRGESCRSYRLQVIQALVQRYIDTARREFEESRRKDLGNRITELNQSVSHLHSEVKQLHPSLSAHPVPASPLDEASVLHRYILRVRDSFQNFSQASGSSGLASPAHVMVHQDEAAGSDPLPCLLELSLGTQGEMSGDGAGLESQAGEAGYPSSLPAEGAHAGLSP